The following proteins are encoded in a genomic region of Colletotrichum higginsianum IMI 349063 chromosome 9, whole genome shotgun sequence:
- a CDS encoding SAM-dependent methyltransferase, which yields MSQSTTPSTTLLSLAQAYPHDPAHLHNVIIPQLAHRLRLAALWSIAPSTKVLDIGCGQGDSALVLSHAVAPSTPDSGIDTSGTGTTAGATPGPAPGHVTALDPAPGDYGAPYTLAEAQSHILSSSPYGAHIAFHRSDAPSYLASNPAASFDSATLCHSLWYFPSRAAVVALFGALHSSRRIGRLCFAEYCPQARTPSQKPHEMAVAVQARLHALREARGKSELSEANVRCALDPEELVTLAREAGWVLKERGSVDTPGMLDGQWEVGSVLAPDWAEEVIREGLGREAEEELLGCVAKIKATVADLKKNGEKIETLDAAWVVMER from the coding sequence ATGTCTCAATCAACTACCCCCTCCACGACACTCCTCTCACTAGCACAGGCCTACCCTCATGATCCGGCACACCTCCACAACGTCATCATCCCCCAACTGGCCCACCGCCTCCGTCTAGCAGCCCTCTGGTCCATCGCGCCCTCGACCAAAGTCCTCGACATTGGCTGCGGCCAGGGTGACTcggccctcgtcctctcgCACGCCGTAGCCCCGTCGACCCCCGATAGTGGCATCGACACATCCGGCACCGGGACCACAGCCGGAGCAACCCCTGGTCCCGCACCCGGACACGTAACGGCGCTGGACCCCGCCCCGGGTGACTACGGCGCACCGTAcaccctcgccgaggcccagtCCCAcatcctctcctcttccccctaCGGCGCGCACATCGCCTTCCACCGGTCCGACGCGCCGAGCTACCTCGCGTCCAACCCGGCCGCGAGCTTCGACTCGGCGACCCTGTGCCATTCGCTGTGGTACTTCCcgtcccgcgccgccgtcgtcgcccttttCGGCGCCCTGCACTCGTCGCGACGCATCGGGAGGCTGTGCTTCGCCGAGTACTGCCCGCAGGCCCGGACCCCGTCCCAGAAGCCGCACGAGATGGCGGTTGCGGTGCAGGCGCGACTCCACGCGCTCCGCGAGGCCCGGGGGAAGTCCGAGCTGAGCGAGGCCAATGTCCGCTGCGCGCTGGACCCGGAGGAGCTGGTGACCCTGGCGCGGGAGGCCGGCTGGGTGCTGAAGGAGAGGGGGTCGGTCGACACGCCGGGGATGCTGGACGGGCAGTGGGAGGTCGGCTCTGTGCTTGCTCCCGACtgggcggaggaggtcaTCAGGGAGGGCTTGGGGagagaggccgaggaggagctgctggGCTGTGTTGCTAAGATCAAGGCTACCGTTGCCGACTTGAAGAAGAACGGGGAGAAGATTGAGACGTTGGATGCTGCGTGGGTGGTCATGGAGCGCTGA
- a CDS encoding Siderophore iron transporter mirB, whose translation MNRSKEADASASSRKNHSSYLDDDNISQDAPAGVQKIEATTKAWSRKTLITAYAMMWLIYFVNNTQQGMAFALTPYVTGRFQKHASTATIHVMASLIGGLMKLPLAKVLDVWGRPHGYAFCVALLTTGLVMMASCKNLAMYTAAQVFYSVGYSGLSYTMSIFIADTSALKNRGLMLAFALSPNIITAWLGGPIGKSILVGPGLAWGFGIFSIVIPVVTMPLFGIFVYSYYQAKKQDLVVEIIRHNFVQFDVVGLFLVTAGFTLFLLPFNLYQRQPELWRSPKIIAMITIGGSLLVAFALWERFFAPVKYLPWGLLTNRTILGACALATVIFISHNLRDSYYISFLQVVDDLDLATATYITNIYSVGSCIWCIPVGIAIRLSGRFRWLAWYFGVPLTILGVGLMIHFEQPGISIGYIVMCQIMIAFAGGTLAICEEMAVMAVVEHQYLAVVLAIGGMFASVGGAIGATVAAAIWQDIFPKRLMKYLPAETKGNFTAIYGALEVQRSYPVGSATRDAIVRAYGDTQKTMLIASTAVLALAIACVGVWKDLRVKDFKQTKGNVV comes from the exons ATGAACCGCTCGAAGGAAGCAGATGCTTCAGCTTCCAGCCGGAAGAACCACTCCAGCTACTTAGACGACGATAACATTTCCCAGGACGCCCCCGCTGGCGTTCAGAAAATAGAGGCCACGACGAAGGCCTGGTCTCGGAAAACGCTCATCACCGCCTACGCCATGATGTGGCTCATTTACTTTGTCAATAATACGCAACAAGGCATGGCCTTTGCACTGACCCCCTATGTCACGGGGCGCTTCCAGAAGCATGCTTCCACAGCCACCATACATGTTATGGCTAGTCTGATCGGTGGCCTGATGAAGTTGCCGCTCGCCAAGGTTCTCGACGTCTGGGGTCGTCCTCATGGCTACGCCTTCTGCGTTGCCCTCTTGACCACTGGCTTGGTCATGATGGCGTCTTGCAAGAACCTCGCCATGTACACCGCCGCACAGGTCTTCTACTCGGTTGG ATATAGTGGTCTCTCATATACCATGAGCATCTTCATTGCCGACACTTCGGCACTCAAGAACCGAGGGCTCATGCTTGCTTTTGCACTTTCACCAAACATCATCACGGCCTGGCTCGGCGGTCCAATTGGGAAAAgcatcctcgtcggcccTGGATTGGCTTGGGGATTCGGCATATTTtccatcgtcatccctgTCGTCACAATGCCTCTCTTCGGCATCTTTGTTTACAGCTACTACCAAGCCAAGAAGCAGGACCTCGTTGTG GAGATCATTCGGCACAACTTCGTTCAGTTCGATGTCGTTGGCCTCTTCCTTGTCACTGCCGGTTTCACCCTCTTCCTGCTGCCGTTCAACCTCTACCAGAGACAACCTGAATTGTGGAGATCACCCAAGATCATTGCAATGATCACTATCGGTGGCAGTCTCCTCGTGGCTTTCGCCCTATGGGAGAGATTCTTCGCGCCTGTCAAGTACCTTCCCTGGGGACTCCTGACCAACCGCACGATACTGGGCGCCTGCGCCCTCGCCACCGTCATATTCATTAGCCACAATCTCCGGGACTCCTATTATATTTCTTTCCTACAGGTagtcgacgacctcgatctCGCGACGGCAACTTATATCACCAATATCTACAGCGTTGGGTCCTGCATCTGGTGCATCCCCGTTGGCATTGCCATCCGCCTGTCTGGCCGCTTCAGGTGGCTCGCCTGGTACTTTGGCGTACCACTCACTATACTGGGCGTCGGTCTCATGATCCACTTCGAACAGCCAGGTATCAGCATTGGATACATCGTCATGTGCCAAATCATGATTGCTTTCGCCGGCGGGACGCTTGCCATCTGTGAGGAGATGGCTGTCATGGCCGTCGTGGAGCACCAGTACCTTGCGGTGGTCCTGGCCATTGGGGGAATGTTTGCCAGTGTCGGCGGGGCCATTGGTGCGACAGTGGCCGCAGCCATCTGGCAAGATATCTTCCCCAAGAGGCTCATGAAGTATCTCCCCGCCGAAACCAAGGGGAACTTCACCGCGATATACGGGGCCCTCGAGGTACAAAGATCTTACCCAGTCGGATCGGCGACCCGGGATGCCATTGTCCGTGCTTACGGCGACACACAGAAAACCATGCTCATAGCCTCGACGGCTGTTTTGGCTCTTGCCATAGCCTGCGTGGGCGTTTGGAAAGACCTTCGCGTGAAGGATTTCAAGCAGACCAAAGGCAACGTCGTGtaa
- a CDS encoding Aerobactin siderophore biosynthesis protein iucb has translation MSAPISLSSVSSSESIVKLPHPYHTEYAVQRAFNHDTFAGKTAEGGLHFYRLVPLAPSKDTKQAALPERLHSENLYFTEPAGLKSSELPADSNNSAWARSRRSPSTVFSWDGKTAPTLAQAWLLVYVLFVLRPAEELVRLELRGAGAGNLSQQLRDVLLAIEHPTQDETQKPASTPELSTVVLLRSAFWQGAGSPFGPRPVWLPAESPASLERPLSSYPLTPLQHTMTAVPASDPANPNLYQQAWHPIRPAKPAPGATVYSRWIPHLRETFSMVALDYKNPEHLRLFHEWQNDPRVSQGWNETGTLDQHREYLRKIDEDPHQFAILAAWEDTFFAYFEVYWAKEDKLGGYYDAQDWDRGRHSLVGDVRFRGPHRVTAWWSSLIHFLFLDDPRTSWVVGEPKKTNDTVLMYDFMHGFGLDKFVDLPHKRSAFVRCSRERFFQLCPLGDNEKVVGGMRIQLVPKL, from the exons ATGTCGGCACCaatctccctctcctccgtctcctccagcGAGAGCATCGTCAAGCTCCCTCACCCGTACCACACCGAGTACGCGGTCCAACGCGCCTTCAACCACGACACCTTCGCcggcaagacggccgagggcggccttCACTTCTACCGCCTTGTCCCTCTCGCCCCCTCCAAGGACACCAAGCAGGCCGCCCTGCCCGAGCGTCTTCACAGCGAGAACCTCTACTTCACAGAACCCGCGGGCCTCAAGTCCAGCGAGCTCCCCGCCGACTCCAACAACAGCGCGTGGGCCCGTTCCCGCCGCTCCCCGAGCACCGTCTTCTCCTGGGACGGTAAGACCGCGCCGACGCTCGCCCAGGCATGGCTTCTTGTCtacgtcctcttcgtcctgcGCCCGGCGGAAGAGCTCGTTCGCCTCGAGctccgcggcgccggcgccggcaatCTTAGCCAGCAGCTCCGCGACGTCCTGCTCGCCATCGAGCACCCGACCCAAGACGAGACGCAGAAGCCCGCCTCCACGCCCGAGCTGTCCACCGTCGTCCTGCTCCGCTCCGCCTTCTGGCAGGGCGCCGGCTCCCCCTTCGGCCCCCGCCCCGTCTGGCTTCCCGCCGAGTCCCCCGCCAGCCTCGAGCGCCCTCTGTCCTCGTACCCCCTCACGCCGCTGCAGCACACCATGACCGCCGTCCCGGCCTCGGACCCGGCAAACCCCAACCTCTACCAGCAGGCCTGGCACCCGATCCGGCCGGCCAAGCCTGCGCCCGGCGCCACCGTCTACAGCCGCTGGATCCCGCACCTGCGCGAGACCTTCTCCATGGTCGCGCTCGACTACAAGAACCCGGAGCACCTGCGCCTCTTCCACGAGTGGCAGAACGACCCGCGCGTGTCGCAGGGCTGGAACGAGACGGGCACGCTCGACCAGCACCGCGAGTACCTGCGCAAGATCGACGAGGACCCGCACCAGTTCGCCATTCTCGCCGCCTGGGAGGACACCTTCTTTGCCTACTTTGAGGTCTACTGGGCCAAG GAGGACAAACTGGGCGGCTACTACGACGCGCAAGACTGGGACCGCGGGCGCCACTCGCTCGTGGGCGACGTGCGCTTCCGCGGCCCGCACCGCGTGACGGCATGGTGGTCCTCGCTGATAcacttcctcttcctcgacgacccgCGCACGAGCtgggtcgtcggcgagcccaagaagaccaaCGATACGGTCCTCATGTACGACTTCATGcacggcttcggcctcgacaagtTCGTCGACCTGCCGCACAAGCGCAGCGCCTTTGTGCGGTGTTCGCGCGAGCGCTTCTTCCAGCTGTGCCCGCTCGGCGACAACGAaaaggtcgtcggcggcatgcGCATCCAGCTGGTGCCCAAGCTGTGA
- a CDS encoding Pyridine nucleotide-disulfide oxidoreductase: MAWWIQIVPRPAVSAAVRLILRATPRLNLPLSSPSPAPSFASASASVAPFLRGEPGSLLLGGFGGIHRATLASPSTPRPEQLRSDTGPPLGFRWALSLCLLLTAQLFPSVTASSHLSSASTCLPLSASSLAESISLNQSSPLFSRSLDLNSSCPQTILAQTDKMGSLPGAIPPFRVFIVGTSYGGVSAALNLLDLSSGKPPRLAHTPYEHHPDFKNIPIDITIADERDGYFHIIGTPLAFADSKYAAKSWVKFDDIPSLQRPNVRFVQGSVSKVDPATKTATVLDHVTKQPRDYSYDFLIAASGLRRVFPVVPQSLTRKQFLLEAEEQIRSVKNAPDGVVVVGGGAVGIEMAAELKLSEPSTKVTLVHSRDKLLSSEDLPDECKDKALELTREAGVEVLMSHRVKETRELDTPAESGRARYEIEFTNGTKLVASQVIMAISRSVPSTDYFPAAAKDEQGFVKVHPNLVLSGDVPNARDHLAVGDIALWSGIKRCGSAMHMGHYAAINAHQLMLAKLTGQAHKPTFSELGHVEPMIGLAIGKKAVASGPLVGTTWGEDVMQAYFKDDLGFNSE, encoded by the exons ATGGCCTGGTGGATCCAGATTGTCCCCCGTCCTGCCGTCTCGGCTGCAGTGCGTCTCATTCTCCGAGCCACCCCTCGGCTCAACTTGCCTctgtcgtcgccctcgcccgcgccctcctttgcctctgcctctgcttctGTTGCCCCGTTCTTGAGAGGTGAGCCTGGATCCCTGTTGTTGGGAGGATTCGGTGGGATTCATCGGGCAACTTTAGCCAGTCCCTCAACCCCTCGTCCAGAGCAACTCCGTTCCGATACAGGCCCTCCGCTCGGCTTCCGGTGGGCTCTGTCTTTATGTCTACTGTTGACCGCGCAACTGTTCCCGTCTGTAACTGCTTCTTCACACCTCTCGTCCGCATCTACTTGCCTTCCCCTCTCCGCCTCGTCACTAGCAGAGTCTATCAGCCTCAACCAgtcctctcccctcttctcACGCTCCTTGGACTTGAACTCTTCCTGCCCCCAGACCATTTTGGCACAGACAGACAAGATGGGCTCTCTTCCTGGTGCTATCCCGCCCTTCAGGGTCTTCATCGTCGGAACCTCGTACGGCGGCGTCTCTGCGGCATTGAACCTGCTCGACCTGAGCAGCGGCAAGCCCCCTCGTCTCGCCCACACGCCCTACGAGCACCACCCGGACTTCAAGAACATCCCCAtcgacatcaccatcgccgacgagcgtGATGGCTACT TCCATATCATTGGCACGCCgctcgccttcgccgactCCAAATACGCAGCAAAGTCTTGGGTCAAATTCGACGACATCCCCTCGCTTCAGCGGCCCAACGTGCGCTTCGTCCAGGGCTCTGTCTCCAAGGTCGACCCAGCCACCAAGACGGCCACTGTCCTTGACCACGTCACCAAGCAGCCCCGGGACTACTCCTACGACTTCCTCATCGCAGCCTCGGGCCTGCGTCGCGTCTTCCCCGTCGTGCCTCAGTCTTTGACGCGCAAGCAgttcctcctcgaggccgaggaacaGATCCGCTCTGTCAAGAACGCCCCTGACGGTGTCGTCGttgtgggcggcggcgccgtcggcatcgagatggccgccgagctcaagCTCTCCGAGCCCTCGACAAAGGTCACCCTCGTCCACTCCCGCGACAAGCTTCTCTCCTCGGAGGACCTGCCGGACGAGTGCAAGGACAAGGCGCTCGAGCTCACGCGTGAGGCCGGTGTCGAGGTGCTCATGAGCCATCGCGTTAAGGAGACGCGTGAGCTCGACACCCCTGCCGAGAGCGGCCGCGCGCGCTACGAGATTGAGTTCACAAACGGTACCAAGCTGGTGGCGTCCCAGGTCATCATGGCCATCTCCCGCAGTGTCCCCTCGACCGACTACTTCcccgcggcggccaaggacgaGCAAGGGTTCGTCAAGGTGCACCCAAACCTGGTGCTGTCGGGCGACGTGCCCAACGCCCGGGACCActtggccgtcggcgacatcgCGCTCTGGTCGGGCATCAAGCGCTGTGGCTCCGCGATGCACATGGGCCACTACGCAGCCATCAACGCGCACCAGCTCATGCTGGCCAAGCTGACGGGCCAGGCCCACAAGCCCACCTTCTCGGAGCTCGGTCACGTCGAGCCCATGATCGGGCTGGCCATCggcaagaaggccgtcgccaGCGGGCCCCTGGTGGGCACCACGTGGGGCGAGGATGTCATGCAAGCCTACTTCAAGGACGACCTCGGCTTTAACAGTGAGTAG
- a CDS encoding ATPase: MPDQDLRVAPAEQVVHNGSTLPEQQQQQTPENVTPKRFQAIFSFFQLLFYADPTWIDVTLFVVGSITAAAAGVPFPLMGILFGQLIDDMNGATCSEGVGDTDAYQDAVNEKVLKLVYICIGSFALIYCYTTCWSVLSQRLAQRFRELYFQSLLRQDVGFFESRQAGEVSSRLNSDIQTIQTGTSEKVGIFIATISFFITAYVIGFIKYAPLAGMLVSLIPAYLIASIVCGGYVQKWTGTMSDGMAKASSIASEALSHVAVVQAFGAGPRLEAKFSSHVMVAQKEGIKKAVAAASQAGLLYFIAYSANALAYWQGSKAIAASVAGTGNGTSVGDIYTVVFLIVDACIMLGTIAPLLPLFGSAAAAFLKLRADIDLQSSIDSVTDEGEKLPSTITGEVELRGVTFAYPSRADTDVLKNVSLMCPGGKYTAIVGLSGSGKSTIAGLATRIYDPKAGAVLIDGHDVRTLNVRNVRSYISLVQQEPSLLDRSVLENIALGLVNSPREEHQGLKGALYGPKLGQLAEDLMSGADLNTAAQAYGPEVVEIVRLVQHATELADATIFIDRLKHGFGTSVGSGGKLVSGGQRQRVALARALIRDPKILILDEATAALDSASEYRIQKAVENVSKGRTLISIAHRLSTIKNADNIIVMNAGDIVEQGTHADLVARNGAYANLVNLQNIHGVEEDEAPSRTSTAVESSAASINIEKHGVDPTDLANAIEAGAGGKELEKPKKAKKDKKKSAAEELQAGGLDTDKSTWWITKRIGVMVRPHLLWILLAVAAAFIVGCTYSASGTIFGYAIGVASPCNEPSYISSRGAFFAGLFFMLACVELVANLASWSAFGYLAEKLLYAIRVRSFRSLFRQELEWHQSENRNPSTLLSVITKDAAAIGGFSGSIMGTIFAVIVNLIVAIIYSHILAWRIAIVCLVIIPILLGSGIMQIRVLSRFEEKHAGAYAEAVGITVESVNSIKTVATLSLEHEVLGQYKRALEGPKKEIISASAIANIWLAIANITGNVIYAFAYWWGSKQITEGRATQTEFLIILVAMLVGAQLWGQMFSLAPEVTRARMAASRIFSLLDLDKSEVSNEDEASPRSREKDVEAIADPGPRPSPGRGGMSVAFKGVSFSYPARPEVQILENMSFTIQPGQFCGLVGPSGAGKSTVMAIVQRMYTPSAGTIEVDGADISSFSTTSFRDDIAVVPQDSALFDGSVRFNVGLGARPGQDATDAEIEEACRLANIHDVVTALPEGYDTECGPNGSQLSGGQRQRIAIARALVRRPRLLLLDESTSALDAESERALQDGLERAARGITVIAIAHRLHTVRKADVIFVVEAGGVAAKGRHEELMEKSESYRLNAMQQMLGH; encoded by the exons ATGCCCGACCAAGACTTGAGAGTGGCTCCGGCCGAGCAGGTTGTCCATAATGGTTCGACGTTGCCagagcaacaacagcaacagacGCCAGAGAATGTAACTCCCAAG CGCTTCCAGGCCATCTTCAGCTTTTTCCAGCTCCTGTTCTACGCCGACCCAACATGGATCGACGTCACGCTCTTTGTCGTGGGCAGCATcaccgccgcggccgccggcgtgccCTTCCCCTTGATGGGAATCCTCTTTGGTCAGCTCATTGACGATATGAACGGCGCAACGTGCTCCGAGGGCGTCGGGGATACGGACGCCTACCAAGACGCGGTCAACGAAAAGGTGCTCAAGCTCGTGTACATCTGCATCGGCAGCTTCGCCCTGATATACTGCTACACCACCTGCTGGAGCGTGCTGAGCCAGAGGCTCGCCCAGCGGTTCCGGGAGTTATACTTCCAGAGCCTGCTGAGACAGGACGTTGGCTTCTTCGAGAGCAGACAAGCAGGCGAGGTGTCCTCGCGCCTGAATTCCGATATCCAGACTATCCAGACCGGAACGTCGGAGAAAGTCGGCATTTTCATCGCCACCATCTCGTTCTTCATCACGGCCTACGTCATTGGCTTCATCAAGTATGCCCCGTTGGCAGGCATGCTGGTATCCCTTATTCCCGCGTACCTGATCGCGTCCATCGTGTGCGGTGGATATGTCCAGAAATGGACAGGGACTATGTCTGACGGCATGGCGAAGGCATCATCTATCGCATCCGAGGCTCTGTCTCACGTCGCGGTAGTTCAAGCCTTTGGTGCGGGGCCCCGCTTGGAAGCCAAATTCTCGTCACATGTCATGGTAGCCCAGAAGGAGGGCATCAAGAAAGCCGTCGCTGCTGCGTCTCAGGCCGGACTGCTATACTTTATCGCCTACTCTGCGAATGCCCTCGCGTATTGGCAAGGCAGCAAAGCCATCGCGGCGTCGGTGGCCGGGACGGGCAATGGTACCTCGGTAGGCGACATCTACACGGTCGTgttcctcatcgtcgacg CTTGCATCATGCTGGGTACCATCGCACCCCTATTGCCCCTTTTTGGCTCGGCAGCCGCTGCGTTCCTCAAGCTCCGCGCGGATATCGATTTGCAGTCCAGCATCGATTCCGTGACCGACGAGGGTGAGAAGCTACCATCCACCATcaccggcgaggtcgagctgcGTGGTGTGACCTTCGCCTACCCATCACGAGCCGACACGGATGTGCTTAAGAACGTATCTCTCATGTGCCCTGGTGGAAAGTACACCGCCATCGTCGGTCTCTCGGGAAGCGGCAAGTCAACCATTGCCGGTCTCGCCACGAGAATCTACGACCCCAAAGCGGGCGCAGTTCTCATCGACGGCCATGATGTTCGCACACTGAACGTGAGGAATGTGCGCAGTTACATCAGTCTCGTCCAGCAAGAACCATCCCTTCTCGACCGTTCCGTGCTCGAAAATATCGCCCTCGGTCTCGTGAACTCACCAAGAGAGGAGCACCAGGGGCTTAAGGGGGCGCTCTACGGACCCAAACTCGGCCAGCTTGCCGAGGACCTAATGAGCGGCGCGGACCTCAACACCGCGGCTCAGGCATACGGACCAGAAGTGGTCGAGATCGTCAGGCTTGTGCAGCATGCGACCGAGTTGGCCGATGCAACCATCTTCATAGATCGTCTCAAGCACGGGTTTGGAACGtccgtcggcagcggcggcaagctCGTCAGCGGCGGTCAGAGACAGCGTGTGGCTCTGGCGCGAGCTCTCATCCGCGACCCAAAGATTCTTATCCTTGACGAggccacggcggcgctggaCTCCGCCAGCGAGTACCGAATCCAGAAGGCCGTTGAGAACGTCTCCAAGGGCAGGACGTTGATTTCCATCGCTCACCGGCTCTCCACGATCAAGAACGCAGATAACATCATTGTCATGAACGCCGGAGACATCGTCGAGCAAGGAACCCATGCAGACTTGGTCGCACGCAACGGGGCATACGCAAACCTCGTCAACTTACAAAACATCCACGGggttgaagaagacgaggctCCATCCCGCACCAGCACCGCCGTTGAATCatcggccgcctcgatcAACATTGAGaagcacggcgtcgaccccACGGACCTCGCCAATGCCATCGAAGCAGGAGCGGGAGGAAAGGAGCTCGAGAAacccaagaaggccaagaaggatAAGAAGAAATCCGCTGCGGAAGAACTTCAGgctggcggcctcgacacTGACAAGTCGACCTGGTGGATCACGAAGCGAATCGGCGTCATGGTCCGCCCCCATCTCCTTTGGATCCTCCtggctgtcgccgccgcttTCATCGTCGGCTGCACTTACAGCGCGTCCGGTACTATTTTCGGCTACGCTATCGGCGTCGCGAGCCCCTGCAACGAGCCAAGCTACATCTCGAGTAGGggggccttcttcgccggccTGTTCTTCATGCTCGCCtgcgtcgagctcgtcgcgaACCTGGCCAGCTGGTCCGCCTTTGGCTACCTCGCCGAAAAGCTGCTGTACGCCATCCGCGTACGCTCGTTCCGCTCCCTCTTTCGCCAGGAGCTCGAGTGGCACCAGTCCGAGAACCGCAACCCCTCGACGCTCCTGTCCGTCATTACCAAGGATGCTGCGGCGATTGGTGGTTTTAGCGGCTCTATCATGGGCACGATATTCGCCGTTATCGTTAACCTAATCGTGGCCATCATCTACTCTCACATCCTGGCCTGGCGAATCGCTATCGTGTgtctcgtcatcatccccatcctcctcggTTCCGGCATTATGCAGATCAGGGTACTCTCAAGGTTTGAGGAGAAGCACGCGGGGGCATATGCTGAAGCCGTCGGCATTACCGTGGAGTCCGTCAACTCCATCAAGACCGTCGCCACTCTTTCTCTGGAAcacgaggtcctcggccaGTACAAACGGGCCCTCGAAGGGCCAAAGAAGGAAATCATCTCAGCcagcgccatcgccaacatctGGCTtgccatcgccaacatcacGGGCAACGTAATCTACGCCTTTGCGTACTGGTGGGGCTCGAAGCAGATTACTGAGGGCCGCGCAACGCAGACCGAGttcctcatcatcctcgtcgcaATGCTCGTCGGCGCTCAGCTCTGGGGCCAGATGTTCAGTTTGGCGCCTGAGGTGACACGCGCCCGCATGGCGGCGTCCCGGATCTTCAgtcttctcgacctcgacaagtCCGAGGTCAGCAATGAGGATGAAGCATCTCCCAGGAGCAGGGAAaaggacgtcgaggccatcgccgatCCTGGGCCTCGCCCATCCCCGGGCCGAGGCGGCATGTCCGTCGCCTTCAAGGGCGTTTCCTTCTCCTATCCCGCTCGGCCCGAGGTCCAAATTCTCGAGAATATGTCCTTCACGATCCAACCGGGCCAGTTCTGCGGACTGGTCGGGCCATCAGGCGCCGGAAAATCCACCGTCATGGCCATCGTCCAACGCATGTACACGCCCAGCGCCGGGACgatcgaggtcgacggcgccgacatcTCCAGCTTCTCCACCACCAGCTTCCGCGACGACATTGCCGTCGTCCCGCAAGACAGTGCCCTCTTTGATGGCAGCGTGCGTTTCAACGTCGGTCTCGGTGCGCGCCCTGGACAGGACGCGACGGACGCCGAGATTGAGGAGGCCTGCCGCCTCGCCAATATCCATGACGTCGTCACCGCCCTCCCAGAGGGCTACGATACAGAATGCGGACCCAACGGGTCGCAGCTTTCCGGAGGACAGCGCCAACGCATCGCTATTGCAAGGGCACTTGTAAGGCGGCCGCGGCTGCTACTACTGGACGAGAGCACGAGCGCCCTTGACGCCGAGAGCGAGAGGGCGCTGCAGGACGGGCTGGAGCGTGCGGCCCGCGGCATCACGGTTATCGCCATCGCCCACAGGCTACACACGGTGCGCAAGGCAGACGTTATCtttgtcgtcgaggcgggcggcgtcgctgCCAAGGGCCGCCACGAGGAGCTCatggagaagagcgagagCTATCGCCTCAACGCGATGCAGCAGATGCTCGGTCACTGA
- a CDS encoding Autophagy-related protein, which translates to MRSKFKDEHPFEKRKAEAERIRQKYSDRIPPSPHSPASRLIGGAPRPPVITADLVSTVEDSAPLTKAFAVQVICEKVEKSDIATIDKKKYLVPADLTVGQFVYVIRKRIKLSPEKAIFIFVDEVLPPTAALMSSIYEEHKDEDGFLYITYSGENTFGGFETA; encoded by the exons ATGCGATCCAAGTTCAAGGACGAGCACCCCTTCGAGAAGCGAAAGGCTGAGGCTGAGCGCATCCGTCAGAAGTACTCTGACCGTATCCCC CCGTCGCCGCATTCGCCAGCTTCGCGTCTTATCGGCGGTGCCCCACGTCCCCCGGTCATCACCGCCGATCTCGTATCTACTGTCGAGGACTCTGCGCCGCTAACCAAGGCTTTTGCGGTACAGGTTATCTGcgagaaggtcgagaagTCTGATATCGCTACTatcgacaagaagaagtacCTTGTCCCCGCGGACCTGACGGTCGGCCAGTTCGTCTACGTCATCCGCAAGCGCATTAAGCTCTCTCCGGAGAaggccatcttcatcttcgtcgaTGAGGTGCTGCCGCCCACTGCTGCTCTGATGAGCAGCATTTATGAGGAGcacaaggacgaggacgg TTTCCTCTACATCACCTACTCCGGCGAGAACACCTTTGGCGGCTTCGAAACGGCTTAA